A genomic segment from Actinoplanes sichuanensis encodes:
- a CDS encoding L-talarate/galactarate dehydratase: MTDRITGITLSSVTLPLKQAISDAKVLTGRQRPMTEVAFLFAEIRAESGLEGVGFSYSKRAGGPAQFAHAREVAPELLGQDPNDIQRLWTRLVWAGASVGRSGASTQAIAAIDVALWDLKAKRAGLPLAKLLGAHRDSVRCYDTSGGFLHEPIEQVLSNATASLASGIGGIKIKVGHPSAAVDLARVRAVREHVGDETPLMVDANQQWDRPTAQRIGRALEEFGLVWIEEPLDAYDAEGHAALARSLDTAIASGEMLTSVAEHHELIRHGAVDIIQPDAPRIGGITQFLRLAGLAEHANLIMAPHFAMEIHAHLAAAYPHEPWIEHFDWLHPLFDERLEIRDGRIHLSDRPGLGVTISDQARQWTVDRADLGTPP, from the coding sequence ATGACTGACCGAATCACAGGTATCACGCTCTCCTCCGTCACGCTGCCGCTGAAACAGGCGATCAGTGACGCCAAGGTGCTCACCGGTCGGCAACGCCCGATGACGGAGGTCGCCTTCCTCTTCGCGGAGATCCGTGCCGAGTCCGGTCTGGAGGGTGTGGGCTTCAGCTATAGCAAACGAGCCGGAGGGCCGGCCCAGTTCGCACACGCCCGGGAGGTCGCGCCCGAGCTGCTCGGCCAGGACCCCAACGACATTCAGCGGCTCTGGACCAGGCTCGTGTGGGCCGGCGCCTCGGTCGGGCGCAGCGGTGCCTCCACCCAGGCGATCGCGGCGATCGACGTGGCGCTCTGGGATCTCAAGGCGAAACGGGCCGGACTGCCGCTGGCCAAGCTGCTCGGCGCCCACCGCGACTCGGTGCGCTGCTATGACACCTCGGGCGGGTTTCTGCACGAGCCGATCGAGCAGGTGCTGAGCAACGCCACCGCCTCCCTCGCCTCCGGGATCGGCGGCATCAAGATCAAGGTGGGGCATCCGTCGGCGGCGGTCGACCTGGCCCGGGTGCGGGCGGTGCGTGAGCACGTCGGCGACGAGACACCACTCATGGTCGACGCCAACCAGCAGTGGGACCGGCCCACCGCACAGCGGATCGGGCGAGCGCTGGAGGAGTTCGGGCTCGTCTGGATCGAGGAGCCACTCGACGCCTACGACGCGGAGGGGCACGCAGCGCTGGCCCGCAGCCTGGACACGGCGATCGCCTCGGGTGAGATGTTGACCAGCGTGGCCGAGCATCACGAGCTGATCCGGCACGGCGCTGTCGACATCATCCAGCCGGATGCGCCCCGGATCGGCGGCATCACACAGTTCCTGCGGCTGGCAGGCCTCGCCGAGCACGCCAACCTGATCATGGCGCCGCACTTCGCCATGGAGATCCACGCCCACCTGGCCGCCGCATATCCCCACGAACCGTGGATCGAGCACTTCGACTGGCTGCACCCGCTCTTCGACGAGCGCTTGGAGATCCGCGACGGGCGCATCCATCTCTCCGATCGTCCCGGCCTCGGCGTGACCATCAGCGACCAGGCCCGCCAGTGGACCGTCGACCGGGCCGACCTCGGCACCCCGCCATGA
- a CDS encoding sulfotransferase-like domain-containing protein, whose translation MTIRVAMWSGPRNISTAMMRSFGSRADTVVTDEPLYAHYLAETGLDHPGRDGILAAQPQRWEDVADTLTGSIPGDPAVFYQKHMAHHLLPRIGRDWLGKLTHAFLIRDPAHVVASYSKVRGEPTLDDLGYPQQVEIFRTFGGPVVDSADVLRDPERTLRLLCEGLGFAFDPAMLAWAPGPRPEDGVWAPHWYASVHSSTGFAPYNPSPAEVPDRLRPLVEAALPYYEELAAHRL comes from the coding sequence ATGACGATCCGGGTCGCGATGTGGTCAGGTCCCCGCAACATCTCCACGGCGATGATGCGCAGCTTCGGCTCGCGCGCCGACACCGTGGTGACCGACGAGCCGTTGTACGCCCACTACCTCGCCGAAACCGGCCTCGACCACCCCGGCCGTGACGGGATCCTCGCCGCCCAGCCGCAGCGTTGGGAGGACGTCGCCGACACGCTGACCGGCTCGATTCCCGGCGACCCGGCGGTCTTCTACCAGAAGCACATGGCCCACCACCTGCTGCCCCGGATCGGGCGCGACTGGCTCGGCAAACTCACCCACGCCTTCCTGATCCGCGACCCCGCACACGTGGTGGCGTCGTATTCGAAGGTGCGCGGCGAGCCGACCCTGGACGACCTCGGCTACCCGCAGCAGGTGGAGATCTTCCGTACGTTCGGCGGGCCGGTGGTCGACTCGGCCGACGTGCTCCGCGATCCCGAACGCACGCTACGTCTTCTCTGCGAGGGCCTCGGCTTCGCCTTCGACCCGGCGATGCTCGCCTGGGCGCCGGGCCCGCGACCGGAGGACGGCGTGTGGGCGCCACATTGGTACGCCTCGGTGCACTCCTCGACCGGTTTCGCCCCCTACAACCCGTCCCCGGCCGAGGTCCCGGACCGCCTGCGTCCGCTGGTCGAGGCCGCCCTCCCCTACTACGAGGAACTGGCCGCCCACCGCCTCTGA
- a CDS encoding GntR family transcriptional regulator, producing MSGDPDFSPRYFRIEQALRAQIAKSRPHDPLPSEPELAREHGVSRMTARAAVTQLVNDGLVYRAPGRGTFVAVPSGPRRADHLIRLSEEIRKQGKRPWAKVVVAELRPPTAIEATRLRLRKGDVFAIHRVRFADDEPIAFERAMYPGTVGDLLAADLSRSVHEALVKLGHTPVHGTSTIRAEAATGEDAHELGVPVGSALLIEERLILDQNERPLELSESRYAGDRYRLDVAFGVEPLVQ from the coding sequence ATGTCCGGGGATCCCGATTTCTCGCCGCGCTACTTCCGCATCGAACAGGCGCTGCGCGCACAGATCGCGAAGTCCCGGCCACACGACCCGCTGCCGTCCGAACCGGAGCTCGCCCGCGAGCACGGCGTCAGCCGGATGACCGCCCGCGCCGCGGTGACCCAGCTGGTCAACGACGGTCTCGTCTACCGGGCGCCGGGCCGCGGCACGTTCGTCGCCGTGCCCAGCGGGCCACGCCGCGCCGACCACCTGATCCGGCTCAGCGAGGAGATCCGCAAGCAGGGCAAACGACCATGGGCCAAGGTGGTCGTGGCCGAGCTGCGCCCGCCCACCGCCATCGAGGCGACCCGGCTGCGGCTGCGCAAGGGCGATGTGTTCGCGATCCACCGGGTCCGGTTCGCCGACGACGAGCCGATCGCGTTCGAGCGGGCCATGTATCCGGGGACCGTCGGCGACCTGCTCGCTGCCGACCTGTCCCGCTCGGTGCACGAGGCACTGGTCAAACTCGGTCACACCCCGGTCCACGGGACATCGACGATCCGCGCCGAGGCGGCCACCGGGGAGGACGCCCACGAGCTGGGCGTCCCGGTCGGTTCGGCGCTGCTGATCGAGGAACGGCTGATCCTCGATCAGAACGAGCGGCCGCTCGAGCTCAGCGAGTCCCGCTACGCCGGCGACCGCTACCGGCTAGACGTCGCATTCGGGGTCGAGCCGCTCGTTCAGTAG
- the deoC gene encoding deoxyribose-phosphate aldolase, with product MNFTVPQIAKMIDHSILRPEFTLEDLREGCAIAKKYDVASVCVRPVDVTVAVDLLRGTNVMVGTVVGFPHGDTPTSVKIAETELAVHQGAKEIDMVLNIGWLRSGDIAAVEHEIGLIVKAAGSAHVKVILETAYLTDEQKLAACWAAERAGAAFVKTSTGFAPKGATIDDLALMRSAVSPKVQVKASGGVRTLDAMIAMAGVGVTRFGTSATSEILQDLARRQVSVPGGRA from the coding sequence ATGAACTTCACCGTGCCGCAGATCGCGAAGATGATCGACCACTCCATCCTCCGGCCCGAGTTCACCCTGGAAGACCTGCGCGAAGGCTGCGCGATCGCCAAGAAGTACGACGTCGCCTCGGTGTGCGTCCGGCCGGTCGACGTGACGGTCGCGGTCGATCTGCTGCGCGGCACCAACGTCATGGTCGGCACGGTCGTCGGCTTCCCACACGGCGACACCCCCACCTCGGTCAAGATCGCGGAGACCGAGCTCGCCGTGCACCAGGGCGCCAAGGAGATCGACATGGTGCTCAACATCGGCTGGCTGCGCTCCGGTGACATCGCCGCCGTCGAACACGAGATCGGCCTCATCGTGAAGGCCGCCGGCAGCGCGCACGTCAAGGTCATCCTCGAGACGGCGTACCTCACCGACGAGCAGAAACTCGCCGCCTGCTGGGCCGCCGAGCGCGCCGGCGCGGCGTTCGTGAAGACCTCCACCGGCTTCGCCCCGAAGGGCGCCACCATCGACGACCTCGCGCTGATGCGCTCCGCGGTCTCCCCGAAGGTGCAGGTCAAGGCCTCCGGCGGGGTGCGGACCCTGGACGCGATGATCGCGATGGCCGGCGTCGGCGTGACACGTTTCGGCACCTCCGCCACCAGCGAGATCCTGCAGGACCTGGCCCGCCGCCAGGTCTCGGTTCCGGGTGGCCGGGCTTAG
- a CDS encoding flavin reductase family protein: MLRRHAAAVVVITAPGEPATGFTATSFTSVFLDPPLVSFCLAESASAWPAVEAADTVAVHVLGQEQERVARTFSTSGQWHP, encoded by the coding sequence TTGCTGCGCCGGCACGCCGCGGCAGTCGTGGTGATCACCGCGCCCGGCGAACCGGCCACCGGATTCACCGCGACCTCGTTCACCTCGGTCTTTCTGGACCCGCCGCTCGTCTCGTTCTGCCTGGCCGAGTCGGCCTCGGCCTGGCCCGCGGTGGAGGCCGCCGACACCGTGGCGGTGCACGTGCTCGGGCAGGAGCAGGAGCGGGTGGCGCGTACGTTCTCGACCAGTGGGCAATGGCATCCGTGA
- a CDS encoding cupin domain-containing protein — translation MPAQQLPEEVSVHKGEIRVDTKPGDYIHVPPWVPHREENPDPDDEAVVVISRTTQEAIVVNVPDLKWVGPVAIGSSESPHL, via the coding sequence GTGCCGGCGCAGCAACTGCCGGAAGAGGTCAGCGTCCACAAGGGCGAGATCCGAGTCGACACCAAACCCGGCGACTACATCCACGTACCGCCGTGGGTGCCGCACCGCGAGGAGAACCCGGACCCGGACGACGAGGCGGTCGTGGTGATCTCCCGGACCACGCAGGAGGCGATCGTCGTCAACGTCCCCGACCTGAAATGGGTGGGCCCCGTGGCGATCGGCTCGTCGGAGTCACCACACCTGTAA
- a CDS encoding sulfite exporter TauE/SafE family protein yields the protein MQFDHAVLLLAGGVGSGLTGSMAGLASLISYPTLLAVGLPPIAANVTNSVGLLASGAGSAAGSRPELRGQGRRILRQSVFALLGGTTGAILLMNTTSAVFERIVPVLIGVAAVVLLMRDRLRGWYTRPKGRFAQPPLGLAIFLIGIYGGYFGAAAGVLMLAVMSMSMVEPLAVTNAVKSVVLGASNAAAAILYAFIAPVHWTAAALLGFGCLIGSWIGPALVRRTPERPLRIVIALAALGLAAYLWQDAGTS from the coding sequence GTGCAATTCGATCATGCGGTACTACTGCTGGCCGGGGGTGTCGGTTCCGGGTTGACAGGTTCGATGGCGGGATTGGCTTCGCTGATCAGTTACCCGACATTGCTCGCCGTCGGGCTCCCGCCGATCGCCGCCAACGTGACCAACTCGGTCGGTCTGCTCGCCAGCGGCGCCGGGTCAGCCGCTGGATCGAGGCCGGAGCTGCGCGGCCAGGGCCGAAGGATTCTCCGGCAGAGTGTGTTCGCGCTGCTCGGCGGCACCACCGGTGCGATTCTGCTGATGAACACGACGTCAGCGGTGTTCGAGCGGATCGTGCCGGTGCTGATCGGCGTGGCCGCGGTGGTCCTGCTGATGCGTGACCGGCTGCGCGGCTGGTACACGCGGCCGAAGGGACGGTTCGCGCAGCCGCCGCTCGGATTGGCGATCTTCCTGATCGGCATCTACGGCGGCTACTTCGGGGCAGCCGCCGGCGTGCTGATGCTGGCCGTCATGTCCATGTCGATGGTCGAGCCGCTCGCAGTGACCAACGCCGTGAAGAGCGTCGTCCTCGGCGCTTCGAACGCCGCCGCCGCAATCCTGTACGCCTTCATCGCCCCGGTCCATTGGACCGCCGCCGCGCTGCTGGGATTCGGCTGCCTGATCGGCAGCTGGATCGGCCCGGCCCTGGTCCGCCGCACCCCGGAACGCCCACTCCGCATCGTCATCGCCCTAGCCGCCCTGGGCCTCGCCGCCTACCTCTGGCAAGACGCCGGCACCTCCTGA
- a CDS encoding aminotransferase class IV: MLQRYDERNAGIQYWVNGNLLHRDQPGLSPFDSVVQGGDAVWEGLRLYRGAIFGLTEHLARLRRSALALGFTDIPADDTIIEAIVATLRANEMTDGVHLRLTLTRGVKVTSGMDPRLNRAGPTLIVLAEHKPPVYDTGGLSLATSSIRRPSPDVLDPKIHHNNLINSILAKIEANAAGADDALMLDQRGFVAETNATHLFAVTDGRLVTPTTAACPEGITRQTVLDLAARHDIPAVVRDVSLTEMYTADEVFCTGTMGEIAAVTTIDGRRVGDGSVGPLTARVAEIYQEHASTNGVRLLDA, encoded by the coding sequence ATGCTTCAGCGGTACGACGAGCGCAATGCCGGTATCCAGTACTGGGTCAACGGGAACCTGCTGCACCGTGACCAGCCCGGCCTCTCCCCGTTCGACTCGGTGGTCCAGGGTGGTGACGCGGTCTGGGAGGGTCTGCGGCTCTATCGGGGCGCGATCTTCGGGCTCACCGAGCACCTGGCCCGGCTGCGGCGGTCGGCGCTGGCCCTCGGGTTCACCGACATCCCGGCCGACGACACGATCATCGAGGCGATCGTCGCCACGCTGCGGGCCAACGAGATGACCGACGGGGTGCACCTCCGGCTCACGCTGACCCGTGGGGTGAAGGTGACCAGCGGCATGGACCCGCGCCTCAACCGGGCCGGGCCGACCCTGATCGTGCTGGCCGAGCACAAGCCACCGGTCTACGACACCGGCGGACTCAGCCTGGCCACGTCGAGCATCCGCCGCCCGTCCCCGGACGTGCTGGACCCGAAGATCCACCACAACAACCTGATCAACTCGATCCTCGCCAAGATCGAGGCGAACGCGGCCGGCGCCGACGACGCCCTCATGCTCGACCAGCGGGGCTTCGTCGCCGAGACCAACGCCACCCACCTGTTCGCGGTGACGGACGGTCGCCTGGTCACCCCCACGACCGCCGCCTGTCCGGAAGGGATCACCCGCCAGACGGTCCTCGACCTGGCCGCCCGACACGACATCCCGGCCGTGGTCCGCGACGTGTCGCTCACCGAGATGTACACCGCCGACGAAGTCTTCTGCACCGGCACGATGGGCGAGATCGCCGCGGTCACCACGATCGACGGCCGCCGCGTCGGCGACGGGTCGGTGGGCCCGCTGACCGCCCGGGTGGCCGAGATCTACCAGGAACACGCCAGCACCAACGGCGTCCGCCTCCTGGACGCCTGA
- a CDS encoding aldehyde dehydrogenase (NADP(+)), which produces MTGVPSIDPRSGRTVEIVAEETTTEQVGAICSAALAAAGPLEDLGRDGRAALLDDLATALEAQRDRIVEVADRETALGTVRLNGELSRTCYQLRLFSEVLRDGGYLEVTIDRPGDTPMGPRPDLRRMLVPIGPVAVFGAGNFPLAFSVPGGDTASAIAAGSPVVLKAHHSHPATSQLCYEILAEASRKAGAPEGTFGIVHGLRAGADLVAHPAIRAVGFTGSVTGGRALLAIIEQRPEPIPFYGELSSLNPVIVTPAAVADRAERIGAEFAASFTLGAGQFCTKPGLLFVPAGADGDRLVTAIQEAIADLEPMVMLNNGIATSYQQGTSALAAAAAGASAHSQLTPGDTRDQTVSDQPARATPLLFTASAAALPPEATEECFGPVTVVARWTDEAELFAALDGLPPSLTATVHRGSGETDLPAELTHRLRSRTGRLVYDGYPTGVAVAWAQHHGGPWPATNTQHTSVGATAIRRFLRPVTWQNAPADLLPPELRDEYDSVPRRIDGVLHTRL; this is translated from the coding sequence ATGACCGGCGTTCCCAGCATCGATCCGCGCAGCGGCAGGACCGTGGAGATCGTCGCCGAGGAGACCACGACCGAGCAGGTCGGCGCGATCTGTTCAGCCGCGCTCGCGGCTGCCGGACCGCTCGAGGACCTGGGCCGCGACGGGCGGGCGGCACTGCTCGACGATCTGGCCACAGCGTTGGAGGCGCAGCGGGACCGCATCGTCGAGGTGGCCGATCGGGAGACCGCGCTCGGGACCGTCCGGCTCAACGGCGAGCTGAGCCGGACCTGCTACCAGCTGCGGCTGTTCAGCGAGGTGCTGCGTGACGGCGGATATCTCGAGGTCACGATCGACCGTCCAGGAGACACCCCGATGGGGCCGCGCCCGGACCTGCGGCGGATGCTCGTGCCGATCGGACCGGTCGCGGTCTTTGGCGCCGGCAACTTCCCGCTCGCCTTCTCGGTCCCCGGCGGCGACACGGCCTCGGCCATCGCTGCGGGCAGCCCTGTGGTCCTCAAGGCACACCATTCCCATCCGGCAACGTCGCAGCTCTGCTACGAGATCCTCGCCGAGGCCAGTCGGAAGGCCGGCGCCCCGGAAGGCACCTTCGGCATCGTGCACGGCCTGCGGGCGGGCGCCGACCTGGTCGCCCATCCGGCGATCCGGGCGGTCGGCTTCACCGGCTCGGTCACCGGCGGCCGTGCCCTGCTCGCGATCATCGAACAGCGCCCCGAGCCGATCCCCTTCTACGGCGAACTCAGCAGCCTCAATCCTGTCATCGTCACCCCGGCGGCCGTCGCCGACCGGGCCGAGCGGATCGGCGCTGAGTTCGCGGCATCGTTCACCCTGGGAGCCGGCCAGTTCTGCACCAAACCCGGTCTGCTGTTCGTCCCCGCCGGCGCGGACGGAGACCGCCTGGTCACCGCGATCCAGGAAGCAATCGCCGACCTGGAACCGATGGTGATGCTCAACAACGGCATCGCCACCTCCTACCAGCAGGGCACGTCCGCGCTGGCGGCCGCCGCCGCAGGTGCCTCGGCCCACTCTCAACTAACGCCAGGGGACACCCGAGATCAGACGGTGAGCGACCAACCGGCCAGAGCCACACCGCTTCTGTTCACCGCCTCGGCGGCGGCGCTTCCGCCGGAGGCGACCGAGGAGTGCTTCGGGCCTGTCACCGTGGTGGCCCGATGGACCGATGAGGCGGAACTGTTCGCGGCCCTTGACGGGCTGCCACCTTCCCTGACCGCCACTGTGCACCGAGGGTCCGGCGAGACGGACCTGCCGGCCGAGTTGACCCACCGGTTGCGTTCCCGGACCGGGCGTCTCGTCTACGACGGGTACCCCACAGGCGTGGCGGTTGCCTGGGCGCAGCATCACGGGGGGCCATGGCCGGCCACCAACACGCAGCACACGTCGGTCGGAGCAACCGCCATCCGTCGGTTCCTTCGGCCGGTGACCTGGCAGAACGCGCCAGCCGACCTGCTCCCGCCGGAGTTGCGTGACGAATACGACAGCGTTCCGCGACGGATCGACGGGGTGCTTCACACCAGACTCTGA